One Aegilops tauschii subsp. strangulata cultivar AL8/78 chromosome 7, Aet v6.0, whole genome shotgun sequence genomic window carries:
- the LOC109781265 gene encoding uncharacterized protein isoform X1 has protein sequence MTSTAAAAAAAINSVSSYALSPHAAPFNPPSRPACAPFQYRQNGDVSRSAGASSVGYAEEKTSRDTHSASPIACALMKSSGAVYPPSTHAMHTGQPSSWSAVCLDAYPSSPYVRITSNYKQQNSLTSGNGSKCSTVRIERPPNKTSETNKNSCGSGSKLVIAENPKSNKDSEKETSSRSLQFNGPADGKDNSQGTMFSSSGQKNMFSSKEANPVFSASPLHIPTTCADPCGVLAEDVMPDPSECSVDSPCYRGASASRLSPFDVFQTPATQSTNQELEAFAVRQKQSSSTVRHHETPSELQSLVTKTNHDHCKSQTEAGVSKKSGVTSIKETKNSCGKEHECANQYAAKCELEQKDLLKLRDNYVKRSGLNSAAPDFVPSSIGKSKIGKGPCSSTGNNISGVLKAIENLTVVFQSSYSGDEIKLDEDDCILLESVIDSLQTCLHKIRKDPIKGASDKAGSKAPHSQTAVLKYDPGKYNRSYIADGEKDIIINHFAGSSHMHNEFGRNSLTGGQPALNSVQKKMSCEEEHPQVLVYKNLWIEAERANCELKYQLKHTCIKIDLESSMAPIGGPGPRKNYSQVSDLSTDPSNLYGVASAHPTGETSGARNGQYLPYAGDCTRSGGDAALSCSSSTKGYTALPKNLQHGHVLTGLEETATQRRAPLPYGACQGLNGGTLDGVAARSYITGQDGILRSNSKYGSSDWEHVLTEEIGWS, from the exons ATGAcctcgaccgccgccgccgccgccgccgccattaACTCCGTCTCGTCATATGCTCTCTCCCCGCACGCCGCTCCCTTCAACCCCCCCTCCCGACCGGCTTGCGCCCCTTTCCAGTACCGCCAAAATG GTGATGTTTCTAGGTCGGCGGGTGCTAGCTCTGTGGGTTATGCCGAAGAGAAGACATCAAGAGATACTCACTCAGCGTCACCAATTGCATGTGCCTTGATGAAATCAAGTGGTGCCGTTTATCCACCCTCTACACATGCCATGCACACTGGGCAGCCAAGTTCATGGTCAGCAGTTTGCCTGGATGCATATCCCTCCTCACCATATGTCAGGATAACATCCAATTATAAGCAGCAAAATTCCTTGACCTCAGGAAATGGGAGCAAATGTTCAACAGTGAGGATAGAAAGGCCACCAAATAAAACATCAGAAACTAACAAAAACAGTTGTGGTTCTGGAAGCAAGTTGGTTATAGCAGAAAATCCTAAGTCTAATAAAGACAGTGAAAAAGAAACATCATCCCGCAGTTTACAATTCAATGGTCCTGCTGATGGCAAGGACAATTCACAAGGTACCATGTTCTCCTCCTCGGGTCAAAAAAACATGTTCTCCTCCAAAGAGGCAAATCCCGTCTTCAGTGCAAGCCCTCTTCATATTCCAACTACTTGTGCTGATCCATGTGGTGTTTTGGCCGAGGATGTGATGCCAGATCCATCAGAATGCTCTGTTGATTCACCGTGCTATAGAGGTGCTTCAGCTTCTCGTCTGTCTCCATTTGATGTTTTTCAGACACCTGCTACCCAGTCAACTAATCAAGAATTAGAAGCTTTTGCCGTACGACAGAAACAAAGCTCTAGTACTGTTCGACATCATGAAACTCCGTCCGAGCTCCAGAGTTTGGTCACCAAGACTAACCACGACCACTGCAAATCCCAGACTGAAGCCGGTGTGTCAAAGAAATCTGGGGTCACAAGTATAAAGGAGACAAAAAATTCATGTGGGAAGGAGCATGAATGTGCAAACCAGTATGCAGCAAAATGTGAACTAGAGCAGAAAGACCTTTTGAAACTGAGAGACAATTATGTGAAGCGATCTGGTCTGAATTCTGCTGCTCCGGATTTTGTACCTTCGTCGATTGGGAAATCAAAAATTGGCAAAG GACCCTGTTCTTCAACAGGAAATAATATATCGGGAGTTCTCAAGGCAATCGAGAATCTAACTGTGGTATTCCAGAGTAGTTATTCTGGTGATGAAATCAAGCTAGATGAAGATGACTGCATCCTCCTTGAATCAGTGATTGATAGTCTTCAGACTTGCCTTCATAAAATAAGAAAG GATCCTATTAAGGGTGCTTCTGACAAGGCAGGATCAAAGGCTCCACATTCTCAGACTGCAGTTTTAAAATATGACCCAGGAAAATATAATCGTAGTTACATTGCAGATGGTGAAAAGGACATAATTATTAATCATTTTGCTGGTTCTAGTCATATGCACAATGAGTTTGGAAGAAACAGCTTGACAGGGGGCCAG CCTGCACTCAACAGTGTCCAAAAGAAGATGTCCTGTGAGGAAGAGCATCCACAGGTTCTTGTGTATAAGAATCTGTGGATTGAAGCGGAGCGTGCAAATTGTGAATTGAAGTACCAGCTGAAACACACTTGTATAAAAATAGACCTAGAGTCCAGCATGGCTCCTATTGGTGGGCCTGGGCCAAGAAAGAATTACTCCCAAGTCTCTGATTTGAGTACCGATCCAAGTAATCTGTATGGAGTTGCCTCAGCTCACCCTACCGGAGAGACATCAGGAGCAAGAAACGGTCAATATCTTCCTTATGCTGGTGACTGCACTCGGTCAGGAGGCGACGCCGCACTTAGCTGTTCTTCAAGCACCAAAGGGTACACTGCTCTGCCGAAGAATTTGCAGCATGGCCATGTCCTAACAGGCTTGGAAGAAACTGCCACGCAGCGCCGTGCGCCTCTGCCATATGGAGCTTGTCAAGGGTTGAATGGAGGCACTTTGGATGGAGTGGCTGCCCGCTCATACATCACCGGACAAGATGGCATTTTGCGTAGCAATTCAAAGTATGGATCGTCAGACTGGGAGCATGTGCTAACTGAAGAAATCGGCTGGAGCTGA
- the LOC109781264 gene encoding protein CCA1, whose translation MEINSSGEETMIKVRKPYTITKQRERWTEAEHKRFLEALKLYGRAWQRIEEHVGTKTAVQIRSHAQKFFTKLEKEAINNGTSPGQAHDIDIPPPRPKRKPNCPYPRKGCLSSETPTREVPKSSVSLSNSNAEMGSNGTLQLTCIQKLQRKELSENGSCSEVINIFREAPSASFSSSNKSSSNHGVSGGIEPTKTENKDIATMERKSTSIDVGKDVKDINDQEMERNNRVHISSNYDRSHEDCLDNSMKHMQLKPNTAETTYTGQHAASAPLYQMNKTGATGAPDPGTEGSHPDQTSDQVGGANGSMDCIHPTLLVDPKMGSSSTAQPFPHNYAGFAPTMQCHCNQDAYRSSLNMSSTFSNMLVSTLLSNPTVHAAARLAASYWPAADSNIPVGPNQEVFAENAQGRHIGSPPSMASVVAATVAAASAWWATQGLLPLFAPPMAFPFVPVPTASFPTADVQRATENFPVDNAPKECQVAQEQGQPEAMIVVASSVSDESGKGEVSPHTELNISPADKVETTPPTGAETSDAFGNKKKQDRSSCGSNTPSSSDVEAEHVPENQDQANDKTQQACCSNSSAGDMNHRRFRNISSTNDSWKEVSEEGRMAFDKLFSRGKLPQSFSPPQAEGLKVVPRGEQDEATTVTVDLNKSAAVMDHELDTLVGPRAATFPIELSHLNMKSRRTGFKPYKRCSVEAKENRVPASDEVGTKRIRLDSEPST comes from the exons ATGGAGATAAATTCTTCGGGTGAGGAAACAATGATAAAG GTGCGAAAGCCGTACACAATAACAAAACAGCGGGAGCGGTGGACCGAGGCAGAGCACAAACGGTTCCTTGAAGCCCTCAAACTGTATGGCAGAGCTTGGCAGCGCATAGAAG AGCACGTTGGGACAAAGACGGCCGTGCAAATCAGAAGCCATGCTCAGAAGTTCTTCACCAAG TTGGAAAAGGAAGCTATCAATAATGGTACTTCTCCGGGACAAGCTCATGATATAGACATACCTCCACCACGGCCTAAAAGAAAACCTAACTGTCCATATCCTCGAAAAGGTTGTCTCAGTTCTGAAACACCCACCAGAGAAGTTCCAAAATCAAGTGTAAGCTTGAGCAATAGCAATGCAGAAATGGGGAGCAATGGAACTCTTCAG CTCACCTGCATTCAGAAACTTCAAAGGAAGGAGTTATCTGAAAATGGCAGTTGCTCAGAAGTTATTAATATCTTTCGAGAAGCACCATCTGCCTCATTTTCTTCCTCTAACAAGAGCTCTTCAAATCATGGTGTCTCTGGGGGAATTGAACCGACTAAAACAGAAAACAAAGATATTGCAACCATGGAAAGGAAATCTACTTCCATTGATGTGGGGAAGGATGTAAAAGATATTAATGACCAGGAAATGGAAAGGAACAACAGAGTCCACATCAGTTCTAATTATGACCGTTCTCATGAAGATTGTTTGGATAACTCAATGAAACACATGCAGTTGAAGCCAAATACCGCGGAGACAACATACACGGGTCAACATGCTGCAAGTGCCCCACTCTACCAAATGAATAAGACTGGGGCAACTGGCGCTCCAGACCCTGGAACTGAAGGAAGTCATCCTGATCAAACAAGTGATCAAGTGGGAGGAGCTAATGGAAGCATGGACTGCATCCATCCAACACTTCTGGTGGATCCAAAAATGGGCAGCAGTTCCACAGCACAGCCCTTTCCCCACAACTATGCAGGCTTTGCACCAACGATGCAATGCCACTGCAACCAAGATGCCTACAGGTCTTCTCTTAATATGTCATCCACCTTCtccaacatgctcgtttccacgTTGTTATCAAACCCCACAGTACATGCAGCCGCAAGGCTTGCAGCATCATACTGGCCAGCAGCAGACAGCAACATTCCTGTTGGTCCAAATCAAGAAGTTTTTGCTGAGAATGCTCAAGGAAGACATATTGGTTCTCCTCCAAGCATGGCTTCTGTGGTAGCAGCTACAGTTGCTGCGGCTTCGGCATGGTGGGCAACACAAGGTCTTCTCCCTCTTTTTGCTCCCCCCATGGCTTTTCCATTTGTCCCAGTTCCTACTGCTTCCTTTCCCACAGCGGATGTTCAGCGAGCTACAGAGAACTTCCCAGTGGACAACGCACCGAAGGAATGCCAAGTAGCTCAGGAGCAAGGTCAACCTGAAGCTATGATAGTTGTAGCGTCTTCTGTATCCGACGAGAGTGGAAAAGGAGAGGTGTCTCCCCACACTGAGTTAAATATATCTCCTGCTGATAAAGTTGAGACAACACCTCCCACAGGAGCTGAAACAAGTGATGCTTTCGGCAACAAGAAGAAGCAGGATCGCTCTTCATGTGGTTCCAACACGCCATCAAGTAGTGATGTAGAGGCAGAACATGTTCCTGAGAACCAAGATCAAGCCAACGACAAGACACAGCAAGCATGTTGCAGTAATTCTTCAGCTGGTGACATGAACCACCGCAGGTTTAGGAACATTTCAAGCACAAATGATTCATGGAAGGAAGTTTCCGAAGAG GGTCGTATGGCTTTCGATAAACTGTTCAGTAGAGGAAAGCTTCCCCAAAGCTTTTCTCCTCCACAAGCAGAAGGATTGAAGGTGGTACCCAGGGGGGAACAAGACGAAGCTACTACGGTGACGGTCGACCTCAACAAGAGTGCTGCAGTTATGGACCATGAACTTGATACATTGGTTGGGCCAAGAGCTGCTACCTTTCCCATTGAATTGTCACACCTGAATATGAAATCCCGCCGGACAGGCTTCAAACCTTACAAGAGGTGCTCGGTGGAAGCAAAGGAGAATAGGGTGCCGGCTTCTGACGAGGTTGGTACCAAGAGGATTCGTCTTGACAGCGAACCCTCCACGTGA
- the LOC109781265 gene encoding uncharacterized protein isoform X2 gives MTSTAAAAAAAINSVSSYALSPHAAPFNPPSRPACAPFQYRQNGDVSRSAGASSVGYAEEKTSRDTHSASPIACALMKSSGAVYPPSTHAMHTGQPSSWSAVCLDAYPSSPYVRITSNYKQQNSLTSGNGSKCSTVRIERPPNKTSETNKNSCGSGSKLVIAENPKSNKDSEKETSSRSLQFNGPADGKDNSQGTMFSSSGQKNMFSSKEANPVFSASPLHIPTTCADPCGVLAEDVMPDPSECSVDSPCYRGASASRLSPFDVFQTPATQSTNQELEAFAVRQKQSSSTVRHHETPSELQSLVTKTNHDHCKSQTEAGVSKKSGVTSIKETKNSCGKEHECANQYAAKCELEQKDLLKLRDNYVKRSGLNSAAPDFVPSSIGKSKIGKGNNISGVLKAIENLTVVFQSSYSGDEIKLDEDDCILLESVIDSLQTCLHKIRKDPIKGASDKAGSKAPHSQTAVLKYDPGKYNRSYIADGEKDIIINHFAGSSHMHNEFGRNSLTGGQPALNSVQKKMSCEEEHPQVLVYKNLWIEAERANCELKYQLKHTCIKIDLESSMAPIGGPGPRKNYSQVSDLSTDPSNLYGVASAHPTGETSGARNGQYLPYAGDCTRSGGDAALSCSSSTKGYTALPKNLQHGHVLTGLEETATQRRAPLPYGACQGLNGGTLDGVAARSYITGQDGILRSNSKYGSSDWEHVLTEEIGWS, from the exons ATGAcctcgaccgccgccgccgccgccgccgccattaACTCCGTCTCGTCATATGCTCTCTCCCCGCACGCCGCTCCCTTCAACCCCCCCTCCCGACCGGCTTGCGCCCCTTTCCAGTACCGCCAAAATG GTGATGTTTCTAGGTCGGCGGGTGCTAGCTCTGTGGGTTATGCCGAAGAGAAGACATCAAGAGATACTCACTCAGCGTCACCAATTGCATGTGCCTTGATGAAATCAAGTGGTGCCGTTTATCCACCCTCTACACATGCCATGCACACTGGGCAGCCAAGTTCATGGTCAGCAGTTTGCCTGGATGCATATCCCTCCTCACCATATGTCAGGATAACATCCAATTATAAGCAGCAAAATTCCTTGACCTCAGGAAATGGGAGCAAATGTTCAACAGTGAGGATAGAAAGGCCACCAAATAAAACATCAGAAACTAACAAAAACAGTTGTGGTTCTGGAAGCAAGTTGGTTATAGCAGAAAATCCTAAGTCTAATAAAGACAGTGAAAAAGAAACATCATCCCGCAGTTTACAATTCAATGGTCCTGCTGATGGCAAGGACAATTCACAAGGTACCATGTTCTCCTCCTCGGGTCAAAAAAACATGTTCTCCTCCAAAGAGGCAAATCCCGTCTTCAGTGCAAGCCCTCTTCATATTCCAACTACTTGTGCTGATCCATGTGGTGTTTTGGCCGAGGATGTGATGCCAGATCCATCAGAATGCTCTGTTGATTCACCGTGCTATAGAGGTGCTTCAGCTTCTCGTCTGTCTCCATTTGATGTTTTTCAGACACCTGCTACCCAGTCAACTAATCAAGAATTAGAAGCTTTTGCCGTACGACAGAAACAAAGCTCTAGTACTGTTCGACATCATGAAACTCCGTCCGAGCTCCAGAGTTTGGTCACCAAGACTAACCACGACCACTGCAAATCCCAGACTGAAGCCGGTGTGTCAAAGAAATCTGGGGTCACAAGTATAAAGGAGACAAAAAATTCATGTGGGAAGGAGCATGAATGTGCAAACCAGTATGCAGCAAAATGTGAACTAGAGCAGAAAGACCTTTTGAAACTGAGAGACAATTATGTGAAGCGATCTGGTCTGAATTCTGCTGCTCCGGATTTTGTACCTTCGTCGATTGGGAAATCAAAAATTGGCAAAG GAAATAATATATCGGGAGTTCTCAAGGCAATCGAGAATCTAACTGTGGTATTCCAGAGTAGTTATTCTGGTGATGAAATCAAGCTAGATGAAGATGACTGCATCCTCCTTGAATCAGTGATTGATAGTCTTCAGACTTGCCTTCATAAAATAAGAAAG GATCCTATTAAGGGTGCTTCTGACAAGGCAGGATCAAAGGCTCCACATTCTCAGACTGCAGTTTTAAAATATGACCCAGGAAAATATAATCGTAGTTACATTGCAGATGGTGAAAAGGACATAATTATTAATCATTTTGCTGGTTCTAGTCATATGCACAATGAGTTTGGAAGAAACAGCTTGACAGGGGGCCAG CCTGCACTCAACAGTGTCCAAAAGAAGATGTCCTGTGAGGAAGAGCATCCACAGGTTCTTGTGTATAAGAATCTGTGGATTGAAGCGGAGCGTGCAAATTGTGAATTGAAGTACCAGCTGAAACACACTTGTATAAAAATAGACCTAGAGTCCAGCATGGCTCCTATTGGTGGGCCTGGGCCAAGAAAGAATTACTCCCAAGTCTCTGATTTGAGTACCGATCCAAGTAATCTGTATGGAGTTGCCTCAGCTCACCCTACCGGAGAGACATCAGGAGCAAGAAACGGTCAATATCTTCCTTATGCTGGTGACTGCACTCGGTCAGGAGGCGACGCCGCACTTAGCTGTTCTTCAAGCACCAAAGGGTACACTGCTCTGCCGAAGAATTTGCAGCATGGCCATGTCCTAACAGGCTTGGAAGAAACTGCCACGCAGCGCCGTGCGCCTCTGCCATATGGAGCTTGTCAAGGGTTGAATGGAGGCACTTTGGATGGAGTGGCTGCCCGCTCATACATCACCGGACAAGATGGCATTTTGCGTAGCAATTCAAAGTATGGATCGTCAGACTGGGAGCATGTGCTAACTGAAGAAATCGGCTGGAGCTGA